From a region of the Impatiens glandulifera chromosome 4, dImpGla2.1, whole genome shotgun sequence genome:
- the LOC124933890 gene encoding SNW/SKI-interacting protein A, with product MAALNELLPAVKSTGKTYYDHSSDPWFKQRYNDAEAEQATIVKTNPVPLYGKRDGFRPKKPEDFGDGGAFPEIHYAQYPLGMGKKGEARPGQKTLPVTVDEHGNIRFDAIVKLNENASKTVYSQHRDLVPKILRDDEGEEQEDDIDMDDAEKQKEIDEITMETKERLEKIVNTRLSAAQPKNVPSQSSDSKFIKYKPSQQSAAFNSGAKERIIRMVEMPVDPLEPPKFKHKRVPKASGSPPVPVMHSPPRPVTVKDQQDWKIPPCISNWKNPKGYTIPLDKRLAADGRGLQDVQINDNFAKLSEALYVAEQKAREAVAMRSKVQKEMLMKEKERKEGELRALAQKARSERTGAGGGAAPPPPPSSIHIPLDDDRIYEKDLPRESREVKEERVNREKIRDERKRERERERRLEAKDAAMGKKSKITRDRDRDISEKVALGMASTGGGKGGEVMYDQRLFNQEKGMDSGFGPDDQYKIYDKGLFTAQATMSTLYRPKKDVDNETYGGSDEQLDKIMKTERFKPDKAFVGTSDKNGPRDRPVEFEKEAVEEEDPFGLDQFLTEVKKGKKAIDKIGSGGTMRASGGGGGRDYEGSSRTRIAFDKSR from the coding sequence ATGGCGGCTTTAAATGAACTGCTCCCAGCTGTAAAATCAACTGGAAAGACATATTATGATCATTCAAGTGATCCATGGTTCAAACAGAGGTACAATGATGCCGAGGCAGAGCAAGCCACAATTGTGAAGACCAATCCAGTTCCTCTCTATGGTAAGAGGGATGGATTTAGGCCTAAAAAGCCTGAGGATTTTGGAGATGGCGGTGCTTTTCCTGAGATCCATTATGCTCAGTATCCACTAGGTATGGGTAAAAAAGGTGAAGCTAGACCCGGCCAGAAGACACTACCAGTAACTGTAGATGAACATGGCAATATAAGATTTGATGCCATTGTTAAGCTGAATGAAAACGCATCCAAGACAGTCTATTCTCAACACAGGGACCTCGTGCCCAAGATTTTAAGAGACGACGAAGGAGAAGAACAAGAAGACGATATAGACATGGACGACGCAGAGAAACAGAAAGAAATTGACGAAATAACAATGGAAACTAAAGAACGACTCGAAAAGATTGTGAACACGAGATTAAGCGCAGCCCAACCAAAAAACGTGCCCTCGCAGTCATCCGATTCaaaattcatcaaatacaaACCGTCCCAACAGAGCGCAGCTTTTAACTCTGGCGCGAAAGAGAGAATCATTAGAATGGTTGAGATGCCTGTTGACCCACTTGAACCCCCCAAATTCAAACACAAGAGAGTTCCTAAAGCCTCCGGTTCCCCACCAGTTCCTGTCATGCATTCTCCTCCCCGACCTGTCACTGTAAAAGACCAACAAGATTGGAAAATCCCTCCTTGTATATCAAACTGGAAGAACCCTAAAGGATACACAATCCCACTCGATAAACGTCTAGCAGCAGACGGCCGTGGGCTTCAAGACGTTCAAATTAACGATAACTTTGCTAAGCTATCAGAAGCTTTATACGTTGCTGAACAAAAAGCTAGGGAAGCTGTCGCAATGAGATCGAAGGTTCAGAAGGagatgctgatgaaggaaaaagaaagaaaggaaggCGAGCTTCGCGCACTAGCTCAAAAGGCTCGTTCAGAGAGGACCGGTGCAGGTGGTGGTGCCGCCCCTCCACCTCCTCCATCGTCAATTCACATTCCGTTAGACGATGACAGAATTTACGAAAAAGACCTCCCCAGGGAATCAAGGGAGGTGAAGGAGGAGAGGGTTAATCGAGAGAAGATTCGAGACGAACGTAAACGGGAGAGGGAACGAGAAAGAAGGTTGGAGGCGAAGGATGCTGCCATGGGGAAGAAGAGTAAGATAACTCGCGATCGTGACCGTGACATCAGCGAGAAAGTGGCGCTCGGAATGGCTTCAACCGGAGGTGGAAAGGGCGGTGAGGTTATGTACGATCAGAGATTGTTTAATCAAGAGAAAGGGATGGATTCTGGATTTGGGCCCGACGATCAGTATAAGATATACGATAAAGGGTTGTTTACTGCTCAGGCTACTATGTCGACTCTTTACAGGCCTAAGAAGGATGTTGATAATGAAACCTATGGAGGTTCGGATGAACAATTGGATAAGATAATGAAGACTGAGAGGTTTAAACCGGACAAGGCGTTTGTGGGTACTTCCGATAAGAATGGACCGAGAGATAGGCCAGTCGAGTTCGAGAAGGAAGCAGTGGAGGAGGAGGATCCGTTTGGTTTGGATCAGTTTTTGACTGAGGTGAAGAAGGGAAAGAAGGCTATTGATAAGATTGGGAGTGGAGGAACAATGAGAGCCAGCGGAGGTGGTGGTGGTCGTGATTATGAAGGGTCTAGTCGGACTCGGATTGCTTTCGATAAATCGCGCTAA